A window of the Hordeum vulgare subsp. vulgare chromosome 5H, MorexV3_pseudomolecules_assembly, whole genome shotgun sequence genome harbors these coding sequences:
- the LOC123396545 gene encoding uncharacterized protein LOC123396545, translated as MQIHCRLLPLWLLGALRPAHGFPGDKIRPPLPGGRARSEARVAWMRREPPSPRDPVRCPPPRRRGWCGRRASSTRRRGGVRSSTRAPHRRLHRGEPPRRGAAGQQRRRPGGHQGERHHHRPLLPAQPARDSAGGGGRVVRRRGHGRAEQAEPQHRLCLRSRHREGWLRWCTAAGAMVVACLQAGDGHRGHVRAAVRRVCLFLLAINCTSNIYLQVLIRACSVISTGDACWRGLATDIHKLADAVSVTLVPKVERYTPVAVILPENKWD; from the exons ATGCAGATCCATTGCAGACTCCTCCCACTGTGGCTTCTGGGTGCTCTCCGGCCCGCCCATGGCTTCCCTGGCGACAAGATCCGGCCTCCACTCCCTGGCGGTCGTGCAAGATCTGAGGCCCGCGTCGCGTGGATGAGAAGGGAACCCCCGTCCCCGCGAGATCCCGTCAggtgccctcctccccgccgacggggatggtgcggccggcgggCCTCCTCGACCCGACGACGAGGCGGCGTCCGTTCCTCGACCCGCGCGCCTCACCGTCGTCTCCACCGAGGAGAACCTCCTCGTCGCGGGGCTGCtggacaacaacgaagacgaccagGCGGCCACCAAGGAGAACGTCACCATCACCGTCCGCTTCTGCCTGCTCAG CCAGCGAGAGATTCGGCAGGGGGAGGAGGTCGCGTGGTACGCCGACGGGGACACGGTCGCGCGGAGCAAGCAGAACCCCAACATCGGTTATGCTTACG GTCTCGGCACCGGGAGGGATGGCTCCGGTGGTGTACGGCGGCGGGAGCAATGGTGGTGGCGTGCC TGCAAGCAGGCGATGGACACCGAGGTCACGTTCGTGCAGCCGTCCGCCGCG TCTGTTTATTTCTTTTGGCTATTAACTGTACTAGTAATATCTATCTACAAGTATTGATCAGGGCCTGCTCT GTGATATCCACCGGCGACGCTTGCTGGCGCGGGCTCGCCACCGACATCCACAAGCTCGCTGATGCCGTCTCGGTCACTCTCGTTCCAAAG GTGGAACGTTATACACCAGTTGCAGTTATTTTACCAGAGAACAAGTGGGATTAA